From Streptomyces griseorubiginosus, one genomic window encodes:
- a CDS encoding Lrp/AsnC family transcriptional regulator, whose product MITAIVLIKTSVDRIPEIAERIAALESVSEVFSVTGTYDLIAMVRVKQHEDLAEVIPGSISKIPGVEATDTHVAFRTYSQHDLEAAFAIGLDS is encoded by the coding sequence GTGATCACCGCGATCGTCCTCATCAAGACCAGCGTGGACCGGATCCCCGAGATCGCGGAGCGGATCGCCGCGCTGGAGTCCGTGAGCGAGGTCTTCTCCGTGACGGGCACGTACGACCTGATCGCGATGGTCCGGGTGAAGCAGCACGAGGACCTCGCCGAGGTCATCCCCGGCAGCATCAGCAAGATCCCCGGCGTCGAGGCCACGGACACCCACGTGGCCTTCCGCACGTATTCCCAGCACGACCTGGAGGCCGCCTTCGCGATCGGCCTCGACAGCTGA
- the trpD gene encoding anthranilate phosphoribosyltransferase, whose amino-acid sequence MSAVTPAGGDIAAGRSWPEVLNALLYGRDQSADATAWAMDRIMQGEATDAQIAGFVVALRAKGETVEEINGLVRTMYAHANVIEVPGRTVDIVGTGGDGAKTVNISTMSAIVVAGAGATVVKHGNRAASSASGASDVLEKLGVNLELTPKRVAEVAGEAGITFCFAIKFHPALRHAGAARGQLGIRTVFNILGPLTNPARVRSQAVGVADPRMAPVVAGVFAERGNSALVFRGDDGLDELTTTSTSRVWIVRDGKVTEESFDPRDVGIELVPVEALRGGDPAYNAEVARKLLDGETGPVRDAVLLNSAAALVALDPGTGTLAEQLRAGMDKAAESIDSGSAKRTLERWVAASNA is encoded by the coding sequence ATGAGCGCTGTGACCCCCGCTGGAGGCGACATCGCGGCGGGCCGTTCCTGGCCCGAGGTGCTGAACGCCCTGCTGTACGGGCGCGACCAGAGTGCCGACGCGACGGCGTGGGCGATGGACCGGATCATGCAGGGCGAGGCGACCGACGCGCAGATCGCCGGGTTCGTGGTCGCGCTCAGGGCCAAGGGCGAGACGGTCGAGGAGATCAACGGGCTGGTGCGGACGATGTACGCGCACGCCAACGTGATCGAGGTGCCCGGGCGGACCGTGGACATCGTCGGCACCGGCGGTGACGGCGCCAAGACCGTCAACATCTCCACCATGTCGGCGATCGTCGTGGCCGGAGCCGGTGCCACGGTCGTCAAGCACGGCAACCGGGCCGCCTCCTCCGCGTCCGGCGCCTCGGACGTCCTGGAGAAGCTCGGCGTCAATCTGGAGCTGACGCCGAAGCGGGTGGCGGAGGTGGCCGGCGAGGCCGGGATCACCTTCTGCTTCGCGATCAAGTTCCATCCGGCACTGCGTCACGCCGGCGCCGCCCGCGGCCAGTTGGGCATCCGCACGGTGTTCAACATCCTCGGCCCGCTGACCAACCCCGCCCGGGTGCGCTCCCAGGCGGTCGGGGTCGCCGATCCGCGCATGGCGCCGGTCGTCGCGGGCGTCTTCGCCGAGCGCGGCAACTCCGCCCTCGTCTTCCGCGGTGACGACGGCCTCGACGAGCTGACCACCACGTCGACCTCCCGCGTCTGGATCGTCCGCGACGGCAAGGTCACCGAGGAGAGCTTCGACCCCCGGGACGTCGGCATCGAGCTGGTCCCGGTGGAGGCCCTGCGCGGCGGTGACCCGGCGTACAACGCGGAGGTCGCGCGCAAGCTCCTGGACGGCGAGACGGGCCCGGTCCGCGACGCCGTACTCCTGAACTCGGCGGCCGCGCTGGTGGCCCTGGACCCCGGCACCGGGACGCTGGCCGAGCAGCTGCGGGCCGGGATGGACAAGGCCGCGGAGTCGATCGACTCCGGGTCGGCGAAGCGGACGCTGGAGCGCTGGGTGGCCGCGAGCAACGCCTGA
- a CDS encoding rhomboid family intramembrane serine protease — protein MIRNWRVTVGGASRSLWGSAPVTYGLIALCFLIFLVGPASGLNPAYGHGDALLAAQRAWFHRWGVVPAELFEDSAGAALSPATALFIHGSWVHLLGNMLFLYVFGVMTEERMGRVQFLLFYLGCGYLALLGYAAANAGSEQSLVGASGAISAVLGAFLFLFPGARVTSLLPFLFFLPLRFPAWVVLPFWATLQWLAAGRASDGPGVAYLAHVVGFGLGLAYAWVRFGPATRVKVAPAPAPEGENQP, from the coding sequence ATGATCCGCAACTGGAGGGTGACGGTCGGTGGAGCAAGCAGGTCGCTGTGGGGATCGGCACCGGTCACCTACGGTCTGATCGCGCTGTGCTTCCTGATCTTCCTGGTCGGCCCCGCGTCCGGCCTCAATCCGGCCTACGGCCACGGTGACGCGCTCCTGGCCGCCCAGCGGGCCTGGTTCCACCGCTGGGGCGTGGTCCCCGCCGAGCTCTTCGAGGACTCCGCCGGTGCCGCCCTGTCCCCGGCCACCGCGCTGTTCATCCACGGCAGCTGGGTGCACCTGCTGGGCAACATGCTCTTCCTCTACGTCTTCGGCGTGATGACCGAGGAACGGATGGGCCGGGTGCAGTTCCTCCTCTTCTACCTCGGCTGCGGCTACCTCGCCCTGCTGGGCTACGCGGCCGCCAACGCCGGCTCGGAGCAGTCCCTGGTCGGCGCGTCCGGGGCGATCTCCGCGGTCCTCGGAGCGTTCCTCTTCCTGTTCCCCGGGGCCCGGGTGACCAGTCTCCTGCCGTTCCTCTTCTTCCTGCCGCTGCGCTTCCCCGCCTGGGTCGTCCTGCCGTTCTGGGCGACCCTGCAATGGCTGGCGGCGGGCCGGGCGAGCGACGGACCGGGGGTGGCCTATCTGGCCCACGTGGTGGGCTTCGGCCTGGGCCTCGCCTACGCCTGGGTGCGCTTCGGCCCTGCCACTAGAGTGAAGGTCGCCCCAGCTCCGGCCCCCGAGGGAGAGAACCAGCCGTGA
- a CDS encoding serine/threonine-protein kinase has protein sequence MQELRETDPRTIGPYQVLGRLGSGGMGEVYLAEARGGLRLAVKVVRAEHAEDRTFRARFRHEVRAAQTVGGAGTYTARVVDADTEAARPWMASEFVAGPNLRDAVLDRGPLPADAVRLLAGALAEALTAIHAKGLVHRDLKPSNILLAPDGPRVIDFGIVRALEGTALTRTGVVVGSVGYLSPEQIRNGAQVVPASDVFSLGAALAYASGGKEPFGEGQDSVVLLRILTGDVDLSAVPKEQLPLVEACLRDDPAARPTPAELVAAVGHTAGSLREGLRPGWYAPGAVREPEAARSGAHWVPAHDSGERESRVEYVAPATVAEVPAVTHVTPAPAPPSRRRLLRAVAGGAGAVAAAGTGGWLWLRDRPDDTVEAGAGSAPGAPATGWQYKVQGLGGRRGPCAALSPDGTRVYVGGADGALHALDLDGRTVWRTSLGAEAMSPLATADGVYCLLEDDQDGASELCALGPRGKVRWTKAFAANSQFPVASGRLVLVSYGDGSDAGGVRAYAPDGSVRWSTPTGAAPTSEPLVADGVVYVGTFGDQVQALDAKTGERLWATKAGLDTGRPALVGGTLMVGSGGEQMLHGLSRAGRLLWDSGNDKVYGSRYFTCVPFGGLGVTASDYEVVALDPADGSTAWSFRFTDDGSQYSDPVVFGDTVYVRHGSTLYGLDREGKRTWQRRVEGGASIGTQSPVVRGGRVYVATADGITVLASAS, from the coding sequence GTGCAGGAGCTGCGCGAGACGGACCCGCGGACCATCGGGCCGTACCAGGTCCTGGGCAGGCTCGGATCCGGTGGGATGGGCGAGGTGTACCTCGCCGAGGCGCGCGGCGGGCTGCGGCTGGCCGTGAAGGTGGTACGCGCCGAGCACGCCGAGGACCGCACCTTCCGCGCCCGGTTCCGGCACGAGGTGCGGGCCGCGCAGACCGTCGGCGGGGCCGGCACGTACACCGCGCGGGTCGTGGACGCGGACACCGAGGCCGCGCGGCCGTGGATGGCCAGTGAGTTCGTGGCGGGCCCCAACCTGCGGGACGCGGTGCTGGACCGGGGCCCGCTGCCCGCGGACGCGGTACGGCTCCTCGCGGGCGCGCTCGCCGAGGCGCTCACGGCGATCCACGCCAAGGGCCTGGTGCACCGGGACCTCAAGCCCTCCAACATCCTGCTCGCGCCCGACGGGCCCCGCGTCATCGACTTCGGGATCGTCCGGGCGCTGGAAGGCACCGCGCTGACCCGGACCGGGGTGGTCGTCGGGTCGGTCGGCTACCTCTCTCCCGAGCAGATCCGCAACGGCGCCCAGGTGGTCCCGGCCAGCGACGTCTTCTCCCTGGGCGCGGCCCTCGCGTACGCGTCCGGCGGGAAGGAACCGTTCGGTGAGGGGCAGGATTCGGTCGTGCTGCTGCGGATCCTGACCGGGGACGTCGACCTGTCCGCCGTACCGAAGGAACAGCTGCCGCTGGTGGAGGCCTGCCTGCGGGACGACCCCGCGGCGCGGCCGACGCCCGCCGAGCTGGTCGCGGCCGTGGGACACACCGCGGGCTCGCTGCGCGAGGGCCTGCGCCCCGGGTGGTACGCCCCCGGTGCCGTGCGGGAGCCCGAGGCCGCCCGGAGCGGGGCGCACTGGGTTCCCGCGCACGACTCGGGGGAGCGGGAGAGCCGGGTGGAGTACGTGGCGCCCGCGACCGTCGCGGAGGTCCCCGCGGTCACCCATGTGACACCGGCCCCCGCCCCGCCGTCCCGGCGCAGGCTGCTGCGGGCCGTGGCGGGCGGAGCCGGAGCGGTAGCCGCCGCGGGCACGGGCGGCTGGCTGTGGCTGCGGGACCGGCCGGACGACACGGTCGAGGCGGGGGCCGGGTCCGCGCCGGGCGCGCCCGCGACGGGTTGGCAGTACAAGGTCCAGGGGCTCGGCGGGCGGCGCGGCCCCTGCGCGGCCCTCTCACCCGACGGCACCCGCGTGTACGTCGGCGGTGCGGACGGCGCGCTGCACGCGCTGGACCTGGACGGGCGGACCGTGTGGCGGACCTCGCTCGGCGCCGAGGCCATGTCCCCGCTCGCCACCGCCGACGGTGTGTACTGCCTGCTGGAGGACGACCAGGACGGCGCCTCCGAGCTGTGCGCGCTCGGCCCGCGCGGCAAGGTCCGCTGGACGAAGGCGTTCGCCGCGAACAGCCAGTTCCCGGTGGCCTCGGGACGACTGGTCCTGGTGTCCTACGGCGACGGCTCGGACGCGGGCGGGGTGCGGGCCTACGCCCCCGACGGCAGCGTGCGCTGGTCCACGCCGACCGGCGCGGCACCCACCAGCGAGCCCCTGGTGGCGGACGGGGTGGTCTACGTCGGCACCTTCGGGGACCAGGTGCAGGCCCTGGACGCGAAGACCGGCGAACGGCTCTGGGCCACGAAAGCCGGCCTCGACACCGGACGGCCCGCGCTGGTCGGCGGCACGCTGATGGTCGGCTCCGGCGGCGAACAGATGCTGCACGGCCTCAGCCGCGCGGGCAGGCTCCTGTGGGACTCGGGCAACGACAAGGTGTACGGCAGCCGCTACTTCACCTGCGTGCCCTTCGGCGGTCTCGGCGTCACCGCGTCCGACTACGAAGTGGTCGCCCTGGACCCCGCCGACGGATCGACGGCGTGGTCCTTCCGGTTCACCGACGACGGAAGCCAGTACAGCGACCCGGTGGTCTTCGGCGACACCGTCTACGTACGGCACGGCTCGACGCTGTACGGCCTCGACCGCGAGGGGAAGCGGACCTGGCAGCGACGCGTCGAGGGCGGCGCGTCCATCGGCACCCAGTCCCCGGTGGTCCGGGGCGGCCGGGTCTACGTCGCGACCGCCGACGGCATCACCGTGCTCGCGTCGGCCTCCTAG
- a CDS encoding cytochrome bc complex cytochrome b subunit has translation MSTTESTEARSRGKAPAGERVADWADGRLGIYSLAKANMRKIFPDHWSFMLGEVCLYSFIIIILTGVYLTLFFHPSMNEVEYHGSYVPLQGQMMSEAFNSTMHISFDVRGGLLIRQIHHWAALIFLAGMFVHMMRVFFTGAFRKPREVNWLFGFLLFVLGMFTGFTGYSLPDDLLSGTGVRFMEGAVLSVPIVGTYLSFFLFGGEFPGGDFVARFYSIHVLLLPGIMLGLVVGHLILVFYHKHTQFAGPGKTNNNVVGMPLLPVYMAKAGGFFFLVFGVIAVIAAIASINPIWSMGPYRPDQVSTGAQPDWYMGFSEGLIRVMPGWEINFWGHTLVLGVFIPLVIFPLVLVAIAVYPFIESWVTGDKREHHILDRPRNAPTRTAFGVAWITWYFVLLIGGGNDLWATHFHLSINAITWFVRVAFFVAPVLAFIVTKRICLGLQRRDKDKVLHGRESGIIKRLPHGEFIEVHEPLSQEQLHTLTAHEQYKPAAIGATVDENGVERKVKGSEKLRAKLSEAYYGEESQIPKPTVEEYKEITSGHGHH, from the coding sequence ATGAGCACTACAGAGTCCACCGAGGCCCGCTCTCGCGGGAAGGCACCGGCCGGCGAGCGCGTCGCCGACTGGGCCGACGGCCGACTGGGGATCTACTCCCTGGCCAAGGCCAACATGCGCAAGATCTTCCCCGACCACTGGTCGTTCATGTTGGGCGAGGTCTGCCTCTACAGCTTCATCATCATCATCCTCACGGGTGTGTACCTGACGCTGTTCTTCCACCCGTCGATGAACGAGGTGGAGTACCACGGCAGCTACGTCCCGCTGCAGGGACAGATGATGTCCGAGGCATTCAACTCGACCATGCACATCTCCTTCGATGTGCGCGGTGGTCTGCTGATCCGGCAGATCCACCACTGGGCGGCGCTGATCTTCCTCGCAGGCATGTTCGTGCACATGATGCGCGTGTTCTTCACGGGTGCGTTCCGCAAGCCGCGTGAGGTCAACTGGCTGTTCGGCTTCCTGCTGTTCGTCCTCGGCATGTTCACCGGCTTCACCGGTTACTCGCTGCCGGACGACCTGCTCTCCGGCACCGGTGTCCGCTTCATGGAGGGCGCGGTCCTGTCCGTGCCGATCGTCGGCACGTACCTGTCGTTCTTCCTGTTCGGCGGGGAGTTCCCGGGCGGCGACTTCGTGGCCCGGTTCTACTCGATCCACGTCCTGTTGCTGCCGGGCATCATGCTCGGCCTGGTCGTCGGCCACCTGATCCTGGTCTTCTACCACAAGCACACGCAGTTCGCGGGCCCCGGGAAGACCAACAACAACGTGGTCGGCATGCCGCTGCTGCCGGTCTACATGGCCAAGGCCGGAGGCTTCTTCTTCCTGGTCTTCGGTGTCATCGCGGTCATCGCGGCGATCGCCTCGATCAACCCGATCTGGTCGATGGGCCCCTACCGTCCCGACCAGGTGTCCACGGGCGCCCAGCCGGACTGGTACATGGGCTTCTCCGAAGGCCTGATCCGTGTGATGCCGGGCTGGGAGATCAACTTCTGGGGCCACACGCTCGTCCTGGGCGTGTTCATCCCGCTGGTGATCTTCCCGCTGGTCCTGGTCGCGATCGCGGTCTACCCGTTCATCGAGTCCTGGGTCACCGGCGACAAGCGCGAGCACCACATCCTGGACCGCCCGCGCAACGCCCCGACGCGGACCGCGTTCGGTGTCGCCTGGATCACCTGGTACTTCGTGCTGCTGATCGGTGGTGGAAACGACCTCTGGGCCACCCACTTCCACCTGTCGATCAACGCCATCACCTGGTTCGTGCGGGTCGCGTTCTTCGTCGCCCCGGTCCTCGCGTTCATCGTCACCAAGCGGATCTGCCTCGGCCTCCAGCGCCGGGACAAGGACAAGGTGCTGCACGGCCGCGAGTCCGGCATCATCAAGCGCCTGCCGCACGGTGAGTTCATCGAGGTGCACGAGCCGCTCAGCCAGGAGCAGCTGCACACGCTCACGGCGCACGAGCAGTACAAGCCGGCCGCGATCGGCGCCACGGTCGACGAGAACGGCGTCGAGCGCAAGGTCAAGGGCTCCGAGAAGCTGCGCGCCAAGCTGAGCGAGGCGTACTACGGCGAGGAGTCCCAGATCCCCAAGCCGACCGTCGAGGAGTACAAGGAGATCACGAGCGGCCACGGCCACCACTGA
- a CDS encoding aminotransferase class V-fold PLP-dependent enzyme — MSVSTAASAQTICAQLPVLGRDVTVPLVTGGEVTYAALDYAASAPALQRVWDDVAAYAPYYGSVHRGAGYLSQLSTDLFENARKTVTEFLDCREDDQLIFTRSTTDSLNLLAAALPADCQVFVFETEHHASLLPWLHPIAAAPRAARVSYLDAPRTPRQAVETLEKALAARDPQGPALVCVTGASNVTGELWPVRELAAAAHAHGARIVLDAAQLAPHHPVSVRDLDVDWVAFSGHKLYAPFGSGVLAGRADWLRAADPYLAGGGASRKVTRREDGGVDVEWHESAARHEAGSPNVIGAYSIASACKALTEAGFDTLVAREQHLIEKVRQGLAEVPEVRVLSLFGDDAPRVGVISFVVEGWNSSHFAAALSAEYGIGVRDGLFCAHPLVRTLLGSDPQTQGECGAPEAAPGEKSLNAIRVSFGAGTPDEHVERFVMAVKELVADGAKWQYRTEDGRCVPAV, encoded by the coding sequence ATGTCTGTCTCCACCGCTGCCTCCGCCCAGACCATTTGTGCCCAGCTGCCCGTTCTGGGCCGGGACGTCACCGTCCCGCTCGTCACGGGCGGCGAAGTCACCTACGCGGCCCTCGACTACGCGGCCAGTGCCCCCGCCCTCCAGCGCGTCTGGGACGACGTGGCGGCCTACGCGCCGTACTACGGCAGCGTGCACCGCGGGGCCGGCTACCTCTCCCAGCTGTCGACCGACCTGTTCGAGAACGCCCGAAAGACCGTCACCGAGTTCCTCGACTGCCGCGAGGACGACCAGCTGATCTTCACCCGGTCGACCACCGACTCCCTCAACCTGCTCGCCGCCGCCCTCCCCGCCGACTGCCAGGTCTTCGTCTTCGAGACGGAGCACCACGCGAGCCTGCTGCCCTGGCTGCATCCGATTGCGGCTGCGCCGCGGGCCGCCCGGGTCAGCTACCTCGACGCCCCGCGCACCCCGCGCCAGGCCGTCGAGACCCTGGAGAAGGCCCTCGCCGCCCGTGACCCGCAGGGCCCGGCCCTGGTCTGCGTCACCGGCGCCTCCAACGTCACCGGCGAGCTGTGGCCGGTCCGCGAGCTGGCCGCCGCCGCGCACGCCCACGGCGCCCGGATCGTCCTGGACGCCGCCCAGCTCGCCCCCCACCACCCGGTCAGCGTCCGTGACCTGGACGTCGACTGGGTCGCCTTCTCCGGCCACAAGCTGTACGCCCCCTTCGGCTCCGGTGTCCTGGCCGGCCGCGCCGACTGGCTCCGGGCGGCCGACCCCTACCTCGCGGGCGGCGGCGCCAGCCGCAAGGTCACCCGGCGCGAGGACGGGGGAGTGGACGTGGAGTGGCACGAGAGCGCCGCGCGGCACGAGGCCGGCTCCCCGAACGTCATCGGCGCCTACTCCATCGCCTCCGCCTGCAAGGCCCTCACCGAGGCCGGCTTCGACACCCTGGTGGCCCGTGAGCAGCACCTGATCGAGAAGGTCCGCCAGGGCCTCGCCGAGGTCCCCGAGGTCCGCGTCCTGTCCCTCTTCGGCGACGACGCCCCCCGCGTCGGCGTGATCTCCTTCGTCGTCGAGGGCTGGAACAGCTCCCACTTCGCCGCCGCCCTGTCCGCCGAGTACGGCATCGGTGTCCGCGACGGCCTCTTCTGCGCCCACCCCCTCGTCCGCACCCTCCTCGGCAGCGACCCGCAGACCCAGGGCGAGTGCGGGGCCCCCGAGGCGGCGCCCGGCGAGAAGTCCCTGAACGCGATCCGGGTGAGCTTCGGCGCGGGCACGCCGGACGAGCACGTGGAGCGGTTCGTGATGGCCGTGAAGGAACTGGTGGCGGACGGTGCGAAGTGGCAGTACCGCACCGAGGACGGGCGCTGCGTCCCGGCCGTCTGA
- a CDS encoding NYN domain-containing protein, whose product MAETTGGGPGDGAAEVLDRPLPDSVRRRVVHIVSEGFGGLTVGELPAQLRQYARFAPNRRAKFAGNAMAAALETDPLFRQRIGEKFREAQPELCGALDSGAPPPAADPLDVAAAAYVLRPTGWVKLVTAAGEEALRADAERADEEARAELERLREELTAARDQTRAETERLRAELESAKKEAESLHRKLRAAHSDVKRGEAALRKVQGEMDAVRAEGQAQVSAAESETRRLKARLGEAEAALEATRRAAREGRSVEDMRVRLLLDTVLDAAQGLRRELALPPVSVRPAETVDAVEPGRMTPKDIAARALSENDPAILDQLLALPQAHLVVDGYNVTKTGYPQMPLEKQRLRLLGQLSQLAAQTGAEVTCVFDGAELAAPVLLAPPRGVRVLFSKPGVTADELIRQLVRAEPPGRPVIVASTDREVADGIAKAGARPVASAVLLKRLS is encoded by the coding sequence ATGGCGGAGACCACAGGCGGGGGGCCGGGCGACGGCGCCGCCGAGGTGCTCGACCGTCCGCTGCCCGACAGTGTGCGACGCCGGGTCGTGCACATCGTCTCGGAGGGCTTCGGCGGGCTGACCGTCGGCGAGCTGCCCGCCCAGCTGCGGCAGTACGCGCGCTTCGCCCCCAACCGGCGCGCCAAGTTCGCGGGCAACGCGATGGCGGCCGCGCTGGAGACCGATCCGCTGTTCCGCCAGCGCATCGGGGAGAAGTTCAGAGAGGCCCAGCCGGAGCTCTGCGGTGCTCTCGACTCCGGTGCGCCGCCCCCGGCCGCGGATCCGCTCGACGTGGCGGCCGCGGCCTATGTTCTGCGGCCCACCGGGTGGGTCAAGCTGGTCACCGCGGCCGGCGAGGAGGCCCTGCGGGCGGACGCCGAGCGGGCCGACGAGGAGGCCCGCGCCGAGTTGGAGCGGCTGCGCGAGGAGCTCACGGCGGCGCGTGACCAGACGCGCGCCGAGACCGAACGGCTGCGCGCCGAGCTGGAATCGGCCAAGAAGGAAGCCGAATCGCTTCACCGCAAACTGCGCGCGGCCCACAGTGACGTCAAGCGCGGCGAGGCCGCCCTGCGCAAGGTGCAGGGCGAGATGGACGCCGTACGCGCCGAGGGGCAGGCCCAGGTGTCGGCCGCGGAGAGCGAGACGCGGCGCCTGAAGGCCCGTCTCGGCGAGGCGGAAGCCGCCCTGGAGGCCACCCGCAGAGCGGCGCGCGAGGGGCGCAGTGTCGAGGACATGCGCGTACGGCTGCTTCTGGACACCGTCCTCGACGCGGCCCAAGGGCTGCGCCGGGAACTGGCGTTGCCGCCCGTCTCGGTCCGGCCCGCCGAGACCGTGGACGCGGTCGAACCGGGACGAATGACCCCGAAGGACATCGCCGCGCGGGCCCTGTCCGAGAACGACCCGGCGATCCTGGACCAGCTCCTCGCCCTGCCCCAGGCCCACTTGGTGGTCGACGGCTACAACGTCACCAAGACCGGCTATCCCCAGATGCCACTGGAGAAGCAGCGCCTCAGGCTCCTCGGGCAGCTCTCCCAGCTCGCCGCGCAGACCGGCGCCGAGGTGACCTGTGTCTTCGACGGGGCCGAGCTGGCCGCGCCGGTGCTGCTCGCGCCGCCGCGCGGGGTGCGGGTGCTGTTCTCCAAACCCGGCGTCACCGCCGACGAGTTGATCCGTCAGCTGGTGCGCGCGGAGCCGCCCGGACGACCGGTGATCGTCGCCTCGACCGACCGCGAGGTCGCCGACGGGATCGCCAAGGCGGGGGCCCGGCCGGTGGCTTCTGCGGTACTTCTGAAGCGGCTGTCCTAA